A single genomic interval of Bradyrhizobium sp. AZCC 1693 harbors:
- a CDS encoding metallophosphoesterase, giving the protein MEVFVPAWSDNIPQFDELYSVSDLHMGGAQSGSQIFNSGPELAKLIEFLRTKPGMVALVINGDMVDFLAEPGAKAFDPDGAIQKLDRIAGDAAFAPVWKVLRKFARTKGRRLIITLGNHDLELALPWVREHLLDLIAGDDDAARGRVVLAFDGTGFLCRVGNATVLCLHGNEVDDWNVTDFETIRRCGRDLQQGRFVDTWIPNAGTHLVIEVMNDIKKGYPFVDLLKPELEAVIPVLLAVAPDKRDQIGGAFPVLKRLAMDKIRRATGLLGAEEEREEVALTANGSPLWRRTIDHDALMTRMDDRLQRGIDPISLVPAGDRTHQLGFSDAVWSWVRGKDVRETLRRALDDLQKDRSFDWSLEDDTFHQLDDTITSNVDFVLAGHTHLERALPRRKRNGFYFNSGTWARLIRLEPHVLADQAEFNKAYGVMAAGTMDALDEFPGLVLRRRTVVTVRTDAAGTRGELLRWDMVDGKPDLVRVDANAGMTKS; this is encoded by the coding sequence TTGGAGGTTTTCGTGCCTGCCTGGTCCGACAACATCCCGCAGTTTGACGAACTCTATTCGGTGTCCGACCTGCACATGGGTGGCGCCCAATCCGGCTCACAGATCTTTAATTCAGGCCCCGAGCTTGCCAAGCTGATCGAATTTCTGCGAACCAAACCCGGCATGGTCGCCCTGGTGATCAATGGCGATATGGTTGACTTTCTGGCTGAGCCGGGCGCCAAGGCGTTCGACCCCGACGGCGCCATCCAAAAACTCGATCGTATCGCAGGCGATGCCGCCTTCGCTCCGGTCTGGAAAGTGCTCAGGAAATTCGCTCGTACCAAAGGGCGGCGCCTGATCATCACGCTTGGCAATCACGACCTCGAACTCGCGCTGCCGTGGGTTCGTGAACATCTTCTCGATCTGATCGCCGGAGACGACGATGCAGCCCGAGGACGTGTCGTGCTGGCGTTTGATGGAACCGGATTTCTCTGCCGGGTCGGTAACGCCACCGTCCTGTGCCTTCACGGCAACGAGGTTGACGACTGGAATGTAACCGACTTTGAGACCATTCGCCGCTGCGGACGCGATCTGCAGCAGGGACGTTTCGTTGATACCTGGATTCCGAATGCCGGCACGCATCTCGTTATTGAAGTGATGAACGATATCAAGAAGGGATATCCGTTTGTCGATCTGCTCAAACCCGAACTAGAGGCAGTGATCCCGGTATTGCTGGCGGTGGCGCCGGACAAGCGCGACCAGATCGGTGGTGCCTTCCCGGTGCTCAAGCGTCTTGCCATGGACAAGATCCGTCGCGCGACTGGCTTGCTCGGCGCAGAGGAAGAACGCGAGGAGGTAGCGCTGACGGCAAATGGCTCGCCATTGTGGCGACGGACGATCGATCATGATGCGCTGATGACACGGATGGACGATCGCCTGCAACGCGGTATCGACCCTATTTCGCTGGTTCCCGCCGGCGACCGCACGCACCAACTCGGGTTCTCCGACGCGGTATGGAGTTGGGTGCGCGGCAAAGATGTTCGCGAGACGCTCCGGCGGGCACTCGACGACCTGCAGAAGGACCGCAGTTTCGACTGGTCGCTCGAGGACGACACGTTTCATCAACTCGACGATACTATCACATCGAATGTCGATTTTGTCCTGGCGGGCCATACCCATCTGGAGCGAGCGCTTCCGCGGCGCAAGCGAAACGGATTCTATTTCAACAGCGGAACCTGGGCGCGACTGATCCGGCTGGAGCCGCATGTGTTGGCGGATCAGGCCGAATTCAACAAGGCTTATGGCGTGATGGCGGCCGGAACCATGGACGCGCTCGATGAATTTCCAGGGCTGGTACTGCGGCGACGTACGGTCGTCACCGTAAGGACAGACGCCGCGGGTACGCGTGGCGAGCTCCTGCGTTGGGACATGGTCGACGGCAAACCCGATCTCGTTCGAGTCGACGCCAACGCCGGCATGACAAAGAGCTGA
- a CDS encoding CHAT domain-containing protein → MHTITLELLRHGPAHNQLLSPLTPYLALCENHGAVTMHVPFEHNQFLHRLDALGYRVSNDARVFQLKDTAAVLGDMLGTVPGLTAETNKQNSGVEPLTHLRLIISASELALLPFELALSPAGLPGAGQHLLLQPQMPVCLTREVRRAPDNDLKWPDRAPRVLFVAAAPSEVGDIPLEAHLLALRRAIAPWVKYYNPSDKTARAKVLSKHFVFLPNASLEAIERECASSSFTHIHILAHGIPFGEGHDTRYALALHDARDPNRMDRVNGARLATALRAAGRSGNNNLSRPAVVTMASCDASNVGSVAGAGSSIAHALHEAGIAMVVAGQFPLSFEGSVRLVEVLYDGLLWGSDPRRLIFDVRRRLYGQFPERHDWASLTTYLSLPRDFDKQLSATQIKQAMESINAAMSHADEATRHTSNRMQSKLRSEQRQDNVGQLLEDARQRMRDGKKRLNDLVATIPEQEAKIYGLLASTEKRQAQVLYLVNLGAESNKLLVNARDHYWEAFQTNRALHWAVVQYLSLSLIVAHIPGLMEGENTPGPEYRPEKNPKQLWSMARLLSLYDTNHESRETRSWAHANLIELYLLSLLPDLNSSIAPADAMRLAVEHTDQVINIAGWDSFEAYSTRRQVLRYLEWYNELTGAYLAPLAGLAEQIFNRFPPEVEDQF, encoded by the coding sequence ATGCATACGATCACTCTCGAACTGCTGCGACACGGCCCGGCGCACAATCAGTTGCTTTCGCCCCTGACACCCTATCTTGCCCTGTGCGAGAACCACGGCGCTGTGACGATGCACGTGCCTTTCGAGCACAATCAGTTCCTGCACAGACTCGATGCACTTGGTTATCGTGTGAGTAACGACGCAAGGGTTTTCCAGCTGAAGGATACTGCAGCCGTGCTCGGTGACATGCTGGGAACGGTTCCCGGATTGACGGCCGAGACCAACAAGCAAAATTCCGGCGTTGAACCGCTGACGCATCTTCGCCTGATTATCTCGGCCTCCGAACTGGCGCTGCTGCCATTCGAGCTTGCGCTCTCGCCGGCTGGCCTCCCTGGAGCCGGCCAGCATCTATTGCTGCAACCACAGATGCCGGTTTGCTTGACGCGCGAGGTGCGTCGCGCTCCCGACAACGACCTGAAATGGCCGGATCGCGCACCGCGTGTTCTGTTTGTCGCGGCGGCCCCTTCCGAGGTGGGTGACATCCCGCTTGAAGCACATCTGCTTGCGTTGCGGCGGGCGATTGCGCCCTGGGTGAAGTACTACAATCCCAGCGACAAAACTGCGCGCGCGAAGGTCTTGAGCAAGCACTTCGTGTTCCTCCCCAACGCCTCGCTTGAGGCCATTGAAAGAGAGTGCGCTTCATCGTCCTTTACCCACATTCACATTCTGGCGCACGGCATCCCGTTTGGCGAGGGTCATGACACGCGCTATGCGCTGGCTTTGCACGATGCTCGGGATCCCAATCGGATGGATCGCGTCAACGGTGCGCGGCTTGCAACTGCGTTGCGGGCCGCAGGCCGATCGGGCAACAACAACCTCTCACGCCCGGCGGTTGTCACCATGGCAAGCTGTGATGCCTCCAACGTCGGCTCCGTGGCCGGAGCCGGCTCGAGCATTGCGCATGCGTTGCATGAAGCCGGAATTGCCATGGTCGTCGCCGGACAATTTCCTCTGTCGTTTGAAGGATCGGTTCGGCTTGTGGAAGTGCTGTACGACGGCTTGCTGTGGGGAAGCGATCCGCGCCGGCTGATTTTCGATGTGCGCCGGCGGCTCTACGGCCAGTTTCCGGAGCGGCACGATTGGGCCAGTCTCACTACCTACCTTTCTCTGCCACGCGACTTTGACAAGCAACTCTCGGCGACCCAAATAAAGCAGGCAATGGAAAGCATCAATGCCGCAATGAGTCATGCCGACGAAGCAACGCGTCACACCTCGAACAGAATGCAATCCAAGCTCCGTTCGGAACAAAGGCAGGACAACGTTGGTCAACTGCTGGAGGATGCCCGGCAGCGCATGCGCGACGGAAAGAAGCGATTGAACGATCTGGTTGCAACGATTCCGGAGCAGGAAGCAAAGATTTATGGATTGCTCGCGAGCACCGAGAAGCGACAAGCTCAGGTTTTGTATTTGGTCAATCTCGGTGCGGAATCAAATAAGCTGCTCGTCAACGCGCGTGATCATTACTGGGAAGCGTTCCAGACCAATCGCGCTTTGCACTGGGCTGTCGTTCAATATCTATCATTGAGCTTGATCGTTGCGCATATACCCGGCTTGATGGAAGGCGAAAACACTCCAGGACCAGAGTACCGGCCAGAGAAGAACCCAAAGCAATTGTGGTCGATGGCCCGCCTGTTGTCGCTTTACGACACGAACCACGAGAGCCGGGAAACCCGGAGCTGGGCGCACGCCAATCTCATAGAACTTTATCTGCTATCTCTCTTGCCCGATCTGAACAGTTCGATTGCACCGGCCGATGCGATGCGGCTCGCAGTCGAACATACCGATCAAGTAATTAACATCGCTGGATGGGACTCGTTTGAAGCATATTCAACGCGCCGACAGGTGCTGCGCTATCTGGAATGGTACAACGAACTGACGGGAGCTTATCTCGCGCCGCTCGCCGGTCTCGCCGAACAGATATTTAACCGCTTCCCGCCCGAGGTGGAGGACCAGTTCTAG
- a CDS encoding ABC transporter ATP-binding protein, whose protein sequence is MLSVHEVTTAYQGLVAISAVSIEVAKGEIVCVAGANGAGKSTLLKSIAGAERPRSGTVSFDGTRIDGLAQHVITSRGIAYVPENRRLFPRLSVRDNLRLGSYLYRSEANREAPLDLVFTLFPRLQERLEQRAETLSGGEQQMLAIGRALMTRPRLLMLDEPSQGIMPKLVDEIFQAVKRIRDAGMTVLIVEQRMAECLEIADRAYILQTGRVLMQGSAAEISVNPDVRKAYLGL, encoded by the coding sequence ATGCTGTCGGTGCATGAAGTCACCACTGCCTATCAGGGCCTGGTCGCGATCTCGGCGGTTTCGATCGAAGTCGCAAAGGGCGAAATCGTCTGCGTTGCCGGCGCCAACGGCGCCGGCAAGTCGACATTGCTGAAATCGATAGCGGGCGCGGAACGGCCGCGTTCCGGCACCGTGTCGTTCGACGGCACAAGGATCGATGGCTTGGCGCAGCACGTCATCACCTCGCGCGGCATCGCCTATGTGCCGGAAAACCGCCGGCTGTTTCCGCGGCTGTCGGTGCGCGACAATCTCAGGCTCGGCAGCTACCTCTATCGCAGCGAAGCGAACCGCGAGGCGCCGCTCGATCTCGTCTTCACGCTGTTCCCGCGCCTGCAGGAGCGGCTGGAGCAGCGCGCCGAGACGCTGTCAGGCGGCGAGCAGCAGATGCTGGCGATCGGCCGCGCACTGATGACGCGGCCGCGGTTGCTGATGCTCGACGAGCCGTCGCAGGGCATCATGCCAAAGCTGGTCGATGAAATCTTCCAGGCGGTGAAACGCATCCGCGACGCCGGCATGACCGTGCTGATCGTCGAGCAGCGCATGGCCGAATGCCTGGAGATCGCCGACCGCGCCTACATCCTGCAGACGGGGCGGGTGTTGATGCAGGGCAGTGCGGCGGAAATCAGCGTCAATCCGGATGTGAGGAAGGCGTATCTGGGGCTGTGA
- a CDS encoding ABC transporter ATP-binding protein, whose amino-acid sequence MTTPLLETRGVWQRFGGLIANSDVSISVGRGEIVGLIGPNGAGKSTLFNLIAGVLPPTQGSIIFDGEDVTGLPAAERCQRGIGRTFQVVKSFETMTVIDNVIVGALVRTTVMRDARRKAHQVLEFCGLGPRANVLASDLVPSEKRRLEVARALATEPKLLLLDEVLTGLTPVEAKTGVELVRKVRDTGVTVLMVEHVMEIVMPLVDRAIVLDLGKVLVEGKPTEVVRDPKVITAYLGDRHAVGA is encoded by the coding sequence ATGACGACGCCGCTTCTGGAAACCCGCGGCGTCTGGCAGCGCTTTGGTGGCCTGATTGCCAACAGCGACGTCTCGATCTCGGTCGGACGCGGCGAGATCGTTGGCCTGATCGGCCCGAACGGCGCCGGCAAGTCGACGCTGTTCAACCTGATCGCAGGCGTGCTGCCGCCCACGCAAGGCTCGATCATCTTCGATGGCGAGGACGTCACCGGACTGCCGGCGGCCGAGCGATGCCAACGTGGCATCGGCCGAACGTTTCAGGTGGTCAAGAGTTTTGAGACCATGACCGTCATCGACAACGTCATCGTCGGTGCGCTGGTTCGCACCACTGTGATGCGCGATGCCCGCCGCAAGGCCCATCAGGTGCTGGAATTTTGCGGTCTCGGCCCGCGCGCCAACGTACTTGCCAGCGATCTGGTCCCTTCCGAAAAGCGTCGGCTCGAGGTGGCCCGCGCGCTTGCGACCGAGCCGAAATTGCTGCTGCTGGACGAAGTGCTCACCGGGCTGACGCCGGTCGAAGCCAAGACCGGCGTCGAACTGGTGCGCAAGGTGCGCGACACCGGCGTCACCGTGCTGATGGTCGAGCATGTCATGGAAATCGTGATGCCACTGGTCGACCGCGCCATCGTGCTCGATCTCGGCAAGGTGCTGGTCGAGGGCAAGCCCACAGAGGTGGTCCGCGATCCGAAAGTCATTACCGCCTATCTGGGAGACCGTCATGCTGTCGGTGCATGA
- a CDS encoding branched-chain amino acid ABC transporter permease gives MDTAFAERRRRDLIVACVLAAIAAVVPLFVKDVYVQNMMVLTLMWGALSQSWNILSGYCGQISLGHAMYFGIGAYTTALLFTKFGVLPWFGMLGGGIISAVIAMALGYPCFRLRGHYFVIATIVIAEIMLLLFHNWDWAGAAMGIDIPVRGDSWLKFQFTRSKLPYFYFALVLACVAWFVTWWLEDSKWGYWWRAVKDNPDAAESLGVVVFNSKMGAAAVSAFLVAVGGSFYGQFVSYIDPESVMGFQFSLLMALPAVLGGIGTLWGPLLGAVILIPITELTRSFIGGSGRGVDLIVYGGLIIAISLARPQGLVGLFSLKRKEAAR, from the coding sequence ATGGATACCGCTTTCGCAGAACGCCGCCGCCGCGACCTCATCGTCGCATGTGTTCTCGCCGCGATTGCAGCCGTCGTGCCGCTGTTCGTCAAGGACGTTTACGTCCAGAACATGATGGTGCTGACGCTGATGTGGGGCGCGCTGTCGCAGAGCTGGAACATTCTTTCCGGCTATTGCGGCCAGATATCTCTCGGCCACGCGATGTATTTCGGCATCGGCGCCTATACCACGGCGCTGTTGTTCACCAAGTTCGGCGTACTGCCCTGGTTCGGCATGCTCGGCGGTGGCATCATCTCTGCCGTCATTGCAATGGCGCTCGGCTATCCCTGCTTCCGGCTGCGCGGCCACTATTTTGTCATTGCCACCATCGTCATCGCCGAGATCATGCTGCTCTTGTTCCACAACTGGGATTGGGCGGGCGCGGCCATGGGTATCGATATCCCCGTGCGCGGCGATAGCTGGCTCAAGTTCCAGTTCACGCGCAGCAAGCTGCCGTATTTCTACTTCGCGCTGGTGCTGGCCTGCGTCGCCTGGTTCGTCACCTGGTGGCTGGAAGATTCCAAATGGGGCTATTGGTGGCGCGCGGTGAAGGATAATCCGGACGCCGCCGAAAGCCTCGGGGTCGTCGTCTTCAATTCCAAGATGGGCGCGGCGGCGGTGTCGGCGTTCCTGGTCGCGGTCGGCGGCAGCTTCTACGGGCAGTTCGTCTCCTATATCGATCCTGAAAGCGTGATGGGCTTCCAGTTCTCGCTCTTGATGGCGCTGCCGGCGGTGCTCGGGGGCATCGGCACGCTGTGGGGGCCACTATTGGGCGCGGTGATCCTGATCCCGATCACGGAACTGACGCGCTCCTTTATCGGCGGCTCCGGCCGCGGCGTGGATCTGATCGTCTATGGCGGCCTGATCATCGCGATTTCGCTGGCGCGGCCGCAGGGTCTGGTTGGGCTGTTTTCCCTCAAGCGCAAGGAGGCGGCCCGATGA
- a CDS encoding branched-chain amino acid ABC transporter permease, whose protein sequence is MTAETIIQSLASGLLMGLLYGLIAVGLALIFGLMDVVNFAHGEFLMIAMYATFFLFAFFAIDPLLSAPLVAAALFVFGAVVYLLIVRFAVRAKANAGMVQIFSTFGLAIVMRGLAQYFFTPDYRSVTHSWLGGKTVSVAGIFLPVPQLVGALVAIAAFGALYLFINRTDFGRALEATREDAGAVALVGIDKNKVFALGWGLGAALVGLSGAVMAIFFYIYPDVGASFALIAYVTVALGGFGSVFGAFAGGIIVGLVEATTALLLPPSLKAVGIYAVYLLVVFVRPRGLFGSM, encoded by the coding sequence GTGACCGCCGAAACCATCATCCAAAGCCTGGCGAGCGGGCTCCTGATGGGGCTGCTCTACGGCCTCATCGCCGTCGGCCTCGCGCTGATCTTCGGCCTGATGGACGTCGTCAATTTCGCCCACGGCGAATTCCTGATGATCGCGATGTATGCGACGTTCTTCCTGTTCGCGTTCTTCGCGATCGATCCGCTACTGTCCGCGCCGCTGGTCGCGGCGGCGCTGTTCGTGTTCGGGGCCGTGGTCTATCTACTGATTGTGCGCTTTGCCGTGCGCGCCAAGGCCAACGCCGGCATGGTGCAGATCTTCTCCACCTTCGGGCTTGCCATCGTCATGCGCGGCCTGGCGCAGTACTTCTTTACGCCGGATTATCGCAGCGTCACGCATTCATGGCTCGGCGGCAAGACGGTTTCGGTGGCCGGCATCTTCCTGCCGGTGCCGCAACTGGTCGGCGCGCTGGTCGCGATCGCGGCCTTCGGCGCGCTCTATCTCTTCATCAACCGCACCGACTTCGGCCGCGCGCTTGAAGCGACCCGCGAGGACGCCGGCGCGGTCGCGCTGGTCGGCATCGACAAGAACAAGGTGTTTGCGCTCGGCTGGGGCCTGGGCGCGGCGCTGGTGGGCCTGTCAGGCGCGGTCATGGCGATCTTCTTCTACATCTATCCCGACGTCGGCGCTTCCTTTGCGCTGATCGCCTATGTGACGGTGGCGCTCGGCGGCTTCGGCAGCGTGTTCGGCGCCTTCGCCGGCGGCATCATCGTCGGCCTTGTCGAGGCCACGACCGCGTTGCTGCTGCCGCCTTCGCTCAAGGCAGTCGGTATCTATGCGGTCTATCTCCTTGTCGTCTTTGTTCGGCCGCGCGGCCTGTTCGGATCGATGTGA
- a CDS encoding ABC transporter substrate-binding protein codes for MNITRRNVLLGATAAAALGPIAARAQTSEVVIGVIYPFSGASAQMGVDAQKSFETALEVINKNHDFDLPLAKGEGLPGLGGAKVRLVFADHQADPQKGRAETERLITQEKVCAVIGTYQSAVAVTVSQICERYQIPFISADNSSPSLHRRGLKFYFRAAPHDEMFSAAMFNFFDAMKKKGAKIDTLSLFHEDTIFGTDSANTQLKLAADRGYKIATDIKYRSNSPSLSAEVQQLKTANADVLMPSSYTTDGILLVKTMAELGYKPNAIVAQDAGFSEKALYDAVGDKLEGVISRGSFSLDLAAKRPMVGKVNAMFKEKSGKDFNDLTSRQFMGLLVMAEAINRAKSTDGEKIREALVATDIPGEQTIMPWKRVKFDEMGQNNDADPVLLQYIGGKFVTIFPPQAAIAEAVWPMK; via the coding sequence ATGAACATCACGCGCCGGAATGTCTTGCTTGGAGCTACCGCCGCCGCAGCGCTCGGACCGATCGCGGCCCGCGCCCAGACTTCCGAAGTGGTGATCGGTGTGATCTATCCGTTCTCCGGCGCCAGCGCCCAGATGGGCGTCGATGCCCAGAAGTCGTTCGAGACCGCGCTTGAGGTCATCAACAAGAACCACGATTTCGATCTGCCGCTGGCAAAAGGCGAAGGCCTGCCCGGCCTCGGCGGCGCCAAGGTCCGCCTCGTCTTCGCCGACCACCAGGCCGATCCGCAGAAGGGCCGCGCCGAGACCGAGCGCCTGATCACGCAGGAGAAGGTCTGCGCCGTCATCGGCACCTACCAGAGCGCGGTCGCCGTCACCGTCAGCCAGATCTGCGAGCGCTACCAGATCCCGTTCATCTCGGCGGACAATTCCTCGCCGAGCCTGCATCGCCGTGGCCTCAAATTCTATTTCCGCGCGGCTCCCCATGACGAGATGTTCTCGGCCGCCATGTTCAACTTCTTCGACGCGATGAAGAAGAAGGGCGCCAAGATCGACACGCTGTCGCTGTTCCATGAGGATACTATCTTCGGCACCGACTCCGCCAATACCCAGCTCAAGCTGGCCGCCGATCGCGGCTACAAGATCGCCACCGACATCAAGTATCGCTCCAACTCGCCGTCATTGTCCGCCGAAGTGCAGCAGCTCAAGACCGCGAACGCCGACGTGTTGATGCCCTCGAGCTACACCACCGACGGTATCCTGCTGGTCAAGACCATGGCCGAGCTCGGCTACAAGCCGAACGCGATCGTTGCCCAGGACGCCGGCTTCTCCGAAAAGGCGCTCTACGATGCGGTTGGCGACAAGCTGGAGGGCGTGATCTCGCGCGGCAGCTTCTCGCTCGATCTCGCCGCCAAGCGGCCGATGGTCGGCAAGGTCAACGCCATGTTCAAGGAGAAGTCGGGCAAGGATTTTAACGACCTGACGTCGCGGCAGTTCATGGGGCTCCTGGTGATGGCGGAGGCGATCAACCGCGCCAAGTCGACCGATGGCGAAAAGATCCGCGAGGCGCTGGTCGCGACCGACATTCCGGGTGAGCAGACCATCATGCCGTGGAAGCGCGTCAAGTTCGACGAGATGGGTCAGAACAACGACGCCGACCCGGTGCTGCTGCAATATATCGGCGGCAAGTTCGTCACCATCTTCCCGCCGCAGGCCGCCATCGCCGAAGCCGTCTGGCCGATGAAGTAG
- a CDS encoding putative hydro-lyase codes for MTSLARTETRGHDTADLSPSVAARHACRTGMAHHTAGVANGFVQGNLAILPEKLAGAFHRFCQLNPKPCPIIGMSDVGDPRIPALGIDLDIRTDLPRYRVWRDGEIVEEPTDIVAHWRDDLVAFVLGCSFSFEEALLEEGLPIRHIERDVRVPMFRTNIACSPAGPFAGPMVVTMRPFKPADAIRAVQITSRFPSVHGAPVHIGLPESIGIADLAKPDYGDPVPVEADEIPVFWACGVTPQSVIQAAKVPFAITHAPGLMLVTDLRNKALAVL; via the coding sequence ATGACCAGCTTGGCGAGGACGGAAACACGCGGCCACGATACGGCGGATTTATCGCCGAGCGTCGCCGCCCGGCACGCCTGCCGGACAGGCATGGCCCATCACACGGCGGGCGTCGCCAACGGCTTCGTGCAAGGCAATCTTGCAATCCTGCCGGAAAAACTCGCCGGCGCCTTTCATCGCTTCTGCCAGCTCAATCCCAAACCGTGCCCGATCATCGGCATGTCCGACGTCGGCGATCCCCGCATCCCTGCCCTCGGCATCGACCTCGACATCCGCACCGACCTGCCACGCTATCGCGTCTGGCGTGATGGCGAAATCGTCGAGGAGCCGACCGACATCGTGGCGCACTGGCGCGACGATCTCGTCGCCTTCGTGCTCGGCTGCTCGTTCTCCTTCGAGGAGGCGCTGTTGGAGGAAGGTCTGCCGATCCGTCATATCGAGCGCGATGTGCGCGTGCCGATGTTCCGCACCAACATCGCCTGCAGCCCGGCGGGCCCGTTTGCCGGTCCGATGGTGGTGACGATGCGGCCGTTCAAGCCGGCGGACGCGATCCGCGCGGTGCAGATCACCTCGCGTTTCCCCTCCGTGCACGGTGCGCCGGTTCATATCGGCTTGCCTGAGTCGATCGGCATCGCTGACCTCGCCAAACCCGACTACGGCGATCCGGTGCCGGTCGAGGCGGACGAAATTCCGGTGTTCTGGGCCTGTGGCGTCACGCCGCAATCGGTCATCCAGGCCGCCAAGGTGCCCTTCGCGATCACGCATGCGCCCGGATTGATGCTTGTGACCGATCTCAGGAATAAAGCGCTTGCCGTGCTTTGA
- a CDS encoding LysR family transcriptional regulator, translating to MTDFKAIETFMWVVTLGSFRGAAQKLNTTQPAISQRIAQLEREVGVKLLQRDRRMVLPTPSGRQLMVYAEKLIGLRSEMLAVVGDRSAMRGVLRLGVAETIVHTWLPQLIKSVNHAYPNLSLEIEVDITSNLRNRLLAQEIELAFVLGPLTAPMVNNRPLCDYPVGFTASPSLGLGKQELTLHDLAKFPIITFSRRTQPYEIVRSLFNRPDLPPIRLHASASLATVIHMAIEGLGIALIPTAIVEDDMANGRLQLLSTNLQLAPLTFSASWLASPDTVAVERVVELAASLARGGVIVDAPREARH from the coding sequence ATGACTGATTTCAAGGCAATTGAGACTTTCATGTGGGTGGTGACACTCGGCAGCTTCCGCGGCGCTGCGCAGAAGCTCAACACCACCCAGCCCGCGATCTCGCAACGAATCGCCCAACTCGAACGCGAGGTGGGCGTAAAACTACTGCAGCGCGACCGCCGCATGGTGCTGCCGACGCCAAGCGGCCGGCAGTTGATGGTCTATGCCGAGAAGCTGATCGGACTGCGCTCGGAAATGCTGGCGGTTGTCGGCGACCGCTCGGCGATGCGCGGCGTGCTGCGGCTCGGCGTCGCCGAAACCATCGTTCACACCTGGCTGCCGCAACTCATCAAGAGCGTCAATCACGCCTACCCGAACCTCTCGCTCGAGATCGAGGTCGACATCACCTCGAATTTGCGCAACCGACTGCTGGCGCAGGAAATCGAACTCGCCTTCGTGCTCGGGCCGCTGACGGCGCCGATGGTCAATAACCGGCCGCTGTGCGATTATCCCGTGGGCTTTACGGCCAGTCCCTCGCTCGGCCTCGGCAAGCAGGAGCTCACCCTGCACGATCTGGCGAAATTCCCGATTATCACCTTTTCGCGCCGTACCCAGCCCTATGAAATCGTGCGTTCCCTGTTCAACCGGCCTGACCTGCCGCCGATACGGCTGCATGCCAGCGCTTCGCTCGCAACCGTCATCCACATGGCGATCGAAGGTCTCGGTATCGCCTTGATACCGACCGCGATCGTCGAGGACGACATGGCAAACGGGCGGCTGCAATTGCTGTCGACCAATCTGCAGTTGGCGCCGCTGACGTTTTCGGCAAGCTGGCTCGCCTCCCCCGATACGGTCGCGGTGGAGCGCGTGGTCGAACTCGCCGCCAGCCTCGCGCGAGGCGGCGTCATTGTTGACGCGCCGCGCGAGGCGCGTCATTGA